Part of the Triticum urartu cultivar G1812 chromosome 2, Tu2.1, whole genome shotgun sequence genome, TCTTTGTTGGTATCCGCAAAAGAGTGTTGAACTGTTAAAAAACCAGGTTACAGACATAGAAAATGATCAAAATTTATGGAAAGCGTATGACAACATCAAAAGAGTCAAAATAGTTAACCACTGACCAAAAATATTAGGATAGTACATGTCTAGATAaattcatactccctccattcaaTGAAAAAGTGACGTTTTGTGTATTAACACGATCATCAAAATATAACGTTGACCATTATCTATTGCAATATATTTATAACAACCAATAAAATTATAAGTATTTTGTTTTGAAAGTAATCCTTGAGACAAATTTATGCATACGATTTTGAAGCTCCTAACCTGGATATTTAAAACAATACCAGTGGTGCAAGTTTTCATTGTTTGACTTTAGACATCCAAAACATCACTTTATTGTGTAACGGGGGAGTACTAACACAATCAAATGGTGTTATAGCAGTGCTTACATTTACAGTACGAGAAATATCCTCTGTGAATGCTGGAACAATACCACTTGATACCAGTACAATGGCAAGACCAAAGGATGCACATAACACAGAAAGAAGTGCTCTTTTCGCACCTACAGAAAACATATATCGGATATCAACTTATTTTGGGGTGTGTGATGTGTGAAACAGAAGGCAGATGTATGTACATATTGGAGAAATATAAAAAATGGATGTAATGATAGATGTACAACAATGTTATAGGGCAAGATTCAGAGCCTTCTTCTAACCATCAAAAGCAAAGTCGTAACAAACCTATGATCATTCCTCTGATTAGTTTGGCTTTGAAGCTTCTTGACATTTTTGGTTTTTTAGTTGTTTCTTAGTTTGGGTTCTTGGTCACCTTTGGTGGCCTGTAGATTTAGCACCATTTTGGCATTATTTTAATCCAAAATAACAAAGTATCTTGATGCATGTCCGAGCGGCAAAACAGTCATTACAACACACCTCTTACACTACATGTCACAATCAAAGCAAAATCAAATTTTATATATGTACAAGGTAACAGAAATTGATATATTATGTAACAGAAGCAAAATGTGATGATAAAGCATGATATGGTTTACCTGAAATATGGACATACgaaagaagataaacaaacataAAGGACACGACTAATGCGATGGCAACAGCAACGACTACATTTCCAAACCAGCCTGGTAGTCCACCAGGGTTCCTGCACATATAAGTGCAAATAAGGTTGAAATTAGTTCAGTTAACTTAGGTTAACTGGCACAATACTCTCTATTAATAGAATTTAAGTTATAAGCTTAATCATGTCCTAACAAACATAGCAAGTGAGAAAATCTAGAACAAGTTTGGACGTTGCAGACTCTAGATATTTACCTATCTGCACGTACAATAGTGCCAACCATCACATCAACCAGGCGAATAACCAAACCAGCGGATGACACAACTGGCACAGCTAAAGCCAGGACCAATGTAACAACCTTAAGATGTTTAGGTGACCTTAGAGGAGATAGTGTTGCTTCCATAAGGCCATCTACAACAAAACAACAACCATCAATACTCAAGGTGAATATCAACATATTAACTCTTAGATAGTCACCCCAACTTACACGCAAAGGCAGGCGAAACAAGCCAGATGAGTGCTATATAGGATGCTCCGACCTTAAAATAGGTTCCAAGTATCAAAACTATGAGCCACTGGAGAAAACCAGATTTGAAAATCCACCTCTCAGCTTCTAGACCAACAATGTGATCCATCTTATTACCAGTTAGACCTGGCTTTGTTCTTGAATACACTTGTTCAATATGCTTCTTCAGGAGAATAAATCCAATGTGCTGACCAATGAATGCCCCAAGCAATGCAGGTGAACCAAATAAGCCAATAACTAACCAGGGATTTGCAACAAATGAGATAGGGAAGGGACAAATATGTGGCACGACAAATGCAACCACAACTGATAAGAAGATCGAAAATATCAGCGTCAAAATAATGCTCAAGCATGATATTCCGAGGGACACAAGCACAGAGCATCTGCCCATAAGCAATGATGTTCCCAATATCAGAAGTGAGTGGAATATTATTGAGTTGTGAAACATGGTTGCTAGGCGTTGCGGATAGGCCACCATGTACTTGCCCTGCAAAAATAATAACATACAAGTGAGAAGGTTAAACAAAGTAATATTCAGTTGAATATGAAAAATCGTGCTAACTAAATCATTTTTGttatatgtatatatgtatatgtaGACAAATATGCTATCTATTTTTTAAGATACCACCAACACATCTGAACACATACTAGAATTATTTGCGTATTCTCCTTGGTTATATAATCATCTAAGTTTTCTTTTGCAGGAATCCATTGTTCATATTAATGTCAGCCAAGTCAAACAACACCAATAATCAAAAGCACTAGAGTGTTTTTGAAGAATCATATAATGCCAGGAGCACATGGACATCTAATCATAGCTTCAAACCTAATTCTGATATTTAGTTTGAGTCATGGTATGACCTAGTCACAGAACCATGGCACTCTAGATGATCATGAAGTTAAAAAGGAGGTAAGGAATAGGGGGTGACAGGCAAAAACATTAGATGACTCCATTCCATTGCTCTAAACAGGCAAAATCAAAGAACCATGACATCAAAGGTGGATAACTCATATCAGAATTGTTTCATTCTCAAAGTAATATATGATGTAAAATATAGCGTTATTTCTATTAGGACCAAATATGAGAcatttattttctcttctttgcttcagtTATACCCATACCCCTATTTTATCTTGCCATCCAATCAAATTAACTTTGCAAGAACATCAAAATTCACAAATATTTTGGTCCAAAGAATTCGTATTTATTTCACAACAATTTTTTGGTAATAAACAATTTACAAATCATTCGTTGGTCTTGCTGTTTCCTAGATTACTACATGACTTAACAATTCTAAATTATAAAATTTGGTGAAATTATTATGGTCCTTCATTATGTGAAAAATTGGCATATGAAGACATAGAGTAGTGATCAAAAATTTCCCACGGGAACATATGAAAATCGAAATCTATACATGTGCTTTCTTAGCTTAAGGAAAAAACTAGATATTGCATGGTACAATCAAATATTTGATAACAAAAATATTGTAATCGTTATACCAGAATGTCAAAGAAGATAGCTTTCTTCTGCTCTACGCTCTCTTGCTTTGCCTCGTGTGCATCTTCCATAAATTTTTGTGATGAAGCAGCATGGAGTAGGAAGGCAAGCATATTTTCTCCATTATGCTGAAGGGATCCTGGTTTAAGATGCTCCATTTTGTCATTCTGCACAAAAGATAACAATAAAAAATCATGAGTAGGCAACGAAAATGCTTGGTACTAAAATAAATAGATTGAAGCTGCCACCACATATATATTCCTTTGACCTTTGGTTACACTCCCAATATTAATCAAAGTTAAAATTACGTCTAGAACTATCAGCTTGTTCTAATTTCTGTTGGAAAGACATAATTAATTTACAATCTAATGGCAATGAAATTATTTTAATCAATTCACAGTAGGAAACAAATGCCTGGATATACAGTACAATTTGGAATTAGAATCACGCATTCACCCTCTACGAGGAGCCGTGAACAATCAGGTGGATCCTCAAGAAGTGAAGTTCACATGTGATGTGTTCGCCTTTAACCTATTTATATCAAAGTGCTACTTTTGGTTCAGAGTACATATATACTCACTATATTCCTTTTTGTTTGGAAAGGGTAAATCAATGACAGTAACATAGCTTAATCTCAAGGTCCATAATCTCTAGATCTTCGAACAGGAAAGTAACCAGTAGATTCTTTCACCGAGTATCTGATACAGATATATTTGTTATTATGTTAATAAAAAATACACTTGGTGAATTTTAATGGACTGAGGGTCTGtaacattttttttctttagaaATTTGGCTTTATATATGTACGTAGCAATCCAATCTGTTTATAAAAAAATAGAACATAAGCTAAATCTTTGTCATCAGTATCTAATAAACTACTAACATGACATGACCTAGCTTAGCTATTTTTCTATTTTCATTGTGTTTATTTTGCTTTGTTTCTGTAAATCAGTTTCCTTCTGTTGGCCGTTGGCCAAGCTATACTTTGTGCCTTCTTGGCATCCTCTTCTTAATACCCAGACACATAATTTGATGTGTGCTTAAGAAAAGAAATATCTACTAGGTTGCTTAAAGTGTAACGAATCTGGAAAAGTGTTCCACACATGAAAAAGTTGTGCATAATCGATATATTTCCGACGGTGCATCATTTGCGCCATTACGACAAACAACTAAAAAATAATTATTCAAAACAGTACCCAAAACAGAGCAAAGTAACTTCTACCACCTGATGCAGAATATATGGAATTGTGCATATATAAATATAAAGTCATGAAAGCAAACCTTTGTGTGATACACAGATGTCATATCTGTATATGCAAAATCAAGGCCAGGAAGACCAGCAACCTCAAGATATATTTGGAAATCTGTAGCAGAATTTGTTGCTCCAGAATTGAAAATATCCTGCAATTACAAATTTGGGTTATATCCTATTTGCAAGCTACGGAGACACGCTAAAATTGAACTATGCTGGTTGAGTAAAGTGACAGGTCGAACCGTCTCCTTTCACTCTAGCAACATGATATCACTTCATATTTCTTCTATAAGTTCGGTGTTAGCACCAAACAAGTGTGTGTGGGGTGGATGAGGAACAATCATGTCATTTTTTCCATATGAAAAGGTGAATTAAATTGGGAAAATTCAAATTGACAGTGGATAAAAATCACTCCATTTTGCTCTGAGCTGATTGCAGAGTTCCTGGAAACATGACAAAATTGCCACTGTTATTTGCTATAATCCAATGTTCCATGCTACTGGCCACAATATAATTTTACTTTTAACCCAATAATTTGGAACAGGAAGATCACTCAAGCTTCTACAGCTAGATCTGTATTTGACAGGGTAAAGGAACCTCTATGGAAAGTGCAAACTGTTCGTTCTAAGACAGCAAACTTGAGAATCAATAAAAACTGTTCAAACCGTTCTTTCTAAGGTTTCTGAATCAATTCCTACTCAATCTGTTCCTTTTTTTTACCTGTATAGCTATCTGAGCAGATGGGTATTTCGCTACAGCGGCAAAGCTCTCCAAAGCCCATTGGTGAGTACCCTGTTATATGAACAAATATAGTAAGCTAAGCTTAAAAGGTTCAGAAGTAATGTTGTGATAACACTTGAAGAATCCACAGCAATTGAAGAACCGAAGAAAACAATCTGATGCATTAGCGACCAAGTAACTCATGGTTTGTGTAAATTATCTATAAAGAATGGAAATGTATTGAAGAATGAATTGAAAAAAAACTCAGCTGCTGGAAGGGCAAGTTGATGTCATATGGGGGTCGATTAGTTCTGATCAACTCAGTACTAACTAGCATGCCAATGTTTTTACTTTCGTTCTTCGAAATTCCGAAAGGGGTCCAAAAGCAACTTGATTTCTTTAGATCTCGATTCTTTTGGCAGTCTGATGAGGCCAAGAGGAAATACCGTCTGGCGCGATGGGATATCCTTTGTCGACctaaagaccaagggggtctcgGTATTGAGAACTTGGAAATTAAGAATAAATGTCTAATGAGCAAATGGTTGTACAGGTTAGGGACAGAGCCGGAGGGCATGTGGTCTCAAATCCTGCGCAATAAGTATTTGCACTCGAAAACGCTAGCCCAGACTACCGTCAGACCAACTGATTCATCGTTCTGGAAGGGATTTATGAGAACGAAGGATATGTTCTTTCGTAGGGTCAAATTCTTGGTTGGCAACGGGATGTCAACAAGATTTTGGGAGGATACATGGTTAGGAGAGACACCTTTGGCCTTACAATATCCTACCATTTACAATATTGTGCAACGTAAGGAAGATTACATAGGTATCGTCCTTCAAACTATTCCCTTGAATATTCAGTTCAGACGTACATTAGTGGGTGCGAGATGGACAGCCTGGATGCACTTGGTTCGGAGATTGATTGAAGTTCGACCCTCCGACGTGCCGGACTCTACACAATGGAAGTTAACTAAAAATAGGATATTTAAGGTGAAATCCTTTTATACGGATTTGATTAATTCTGGCCCCCTCTCAAGGTCACTTCATATATGGAAGGTTAAGGTTCCTTTGCGGATTAAAATTTTCATGTGGTTTGCCCACAAGCAAGTAATACTCACAAAGGACAACTTACTTAAGAGGCGATGGGTAGGCAACTCGCAGTGTTGTTTTTGTGCTCAAGATGAGACAATACAACATTTATTCATTGAATGCCCACTTGCCAAGTTACTTTGGAGAACGATTCATATAGCTTTTAATATTAATCCCCCAGTAGATATTGCGTCTTTGTTTGGGATGTGGTTAGCTGGGGTTGAACAGATCACGGCAGCTCGTATTCGGATTGGAATATGTGCATTACTATGGGCTATatggaactgcagaaatgataTGATTGTTAACAGACAACACAACTTAacttttttgcaggttatcttcagaGCTACAGCTTGGATCCGTATgtggtccttactcactcctATGGACTCCAGGAAGCCTTTGGTTACTGGGTGCAACCAACGGGAGATGGTGGCTCGGGCTATATTCAACCAGTTCGGATGGCGTTCGCATAACAGGATAGAGGGCTAGAGAGTTTGTCCTTATTATCACCGTATCGGTTGTTTTTAGGCCCTTTCTTTTTTTCAGATCTTTGTGCTATGACTTTGCTTCATTTGCGAGCTGTAAGACCTTTATGATCGGAAGTACCTTTCTACACCCAGGAGCAAATGCTCCTGGTATGAATAGTAAAATTAAAAAACTagaaaaaatgttcaaaaaattctgaaattttttttGACATACTTTCACAAATGTTTGATGTGCACGCAAAATTTCATTGTGAAATCACATTGGTGGAAGGCGTGCCAAAAAAACAAAATCAGAGCTCCAAAATGCTTTTGTAAGTAACATTTTCAGAGCATTGATTTTGTTTTTTTACCACGCCTTCCATCAATGTGATTTTGCGATGAAATTTTGTAGGCATAACAAACATTTGTGAAAGTATGGCAcaaaaaaatttcagaattttttaaatTGTTTTTGAATTTATTTGATTTTACTGTTCACACCAGGAGCATTTGCTCCTGGGTGTAGAAACTCCACGTCCCTTTATGATGATACTTTCTAGACTTTTAATAAAAAAGCCGCATGCATCAtcatgatgcagaggccgggagTATACCTCCATTTCCAAAAAAAAGTAACTCATGGTTTGTGTAAAATGTTCAAAAACCTTATTTACTAAACAAACTAAAATAAGAAACAGGTACACGACTGTTACAATTATAAATGCCAGAACAATTTGTGAAAACAAAACGTGAGGCCAACCTGAAAAAGTGTTGATTTCCCACCGATGCCCATAGCTTCCAAATCAACAGCAAAACGTACTGAGTTTCTCCAGTGGTGCTGCACAAATATTATTAAATTACATTATGGAGCATAACCACAATGACCTATGTAACAGTTCGACATGATATATGTGTGACAAATGAAAATAGTGACCTGAGTTATAAAACTGTGGGCCCCGACAAGACCCTCTTCTTCCCCTGTGTTGAATAGAAATAGGACACCACTCTTAAACCCATGAGCCCACTGAGCCACTCCCCGTGCAAGCTCTAGCATAACTCCAACACATGAACTGCAATCTCCGGCACCTCCCCTAAAAAAGATAGAAGTTAGATTCATTTTATCTCTCAAAAACTGACAATGCGGAAGCAAAAAAAAAAAGTAGAATTGTTACAAGAGTTGGTCTGCTACAGTACATGTATTTGCAATAAATAAACATTAGTTTGCCGCTAAATTACATCCTAATAACATTAGATGTAGACTTGAACAGTCTGAATATCTGTCTAAATTACTTGTAAAAATCATCAACAACAGAATTGTTCCTCCCAAACATGCCTCAAAGCTATATTCTTGTTCAACATTCATGTGCTGTCAAGTTATCTTTAGAAAATGTGAGATCTCGATATCTCCTGCTTATACTTAAAGAACAATGCACGACTGAGCCCATATATTTGTCTAATGTCATTTATTTCGCATACATTTCTTTTACCTCACTCTCAGCACCCACCCCTTCCTCAATTGAAGGCTCATAATGTGGTACCCAAGTTGGATTGTTGCATATTAGTACATTCTACAAAATTAAATATATGACGAACCAATTTCGTGTCAAAAAGGCATGCGGAAACCCTTCATTTCTGATGGTAACCAATTGATGTGTTGATGATTAAGCATATAGTTAACATTACATAATGCAAAGCAGAAGCAAGGCTGCCCAGTAAGGGAGAAGACGGAGCCTTACGTTGTGAAAACTGTGTCAATATGAGAAGAGACAAGAATCAAATTTTCCTCAGCTTCCGGTAAATACTTGGGAACAAATCTGAGAATCACGTGCTTAAGGTCTGAATACAAGATTGTTTTTCCCTTGAAAAGGCCCCCGGCTAAACGGTTTGCACCAATGTCTGTGTGGAATAGCTCCAGTTGAACATCAACGTCCGGGTGAGCTGCCTTCTTTATTTTCTCTGCTTCTGCATATACATACTATTGCATGGAAATGTCAAGACGGATAGTGCAACTAAAAGTAGATACAGTAGAGAAATTATAAGTTCCAACAAAAATATCGCACGTCCTGATGGGAAAGTAAAAGTGAAAGATAAGAGCAAGAAATAATTAGTTGGCTCCTCACTTTAACTTATATTTCTTCTCCACTTACTCCCTTTTCTAcgccctccgtttctaaatataagtcagATTTCAATACCGACTACATACAGATGTACATAGACGCactttagagtgtagattcactaattttgctccgtatgtagtccgtatttgaatctctaaaaagacttatatttaagaacggagggagtagttattaTACCCAAACACTACAATTAGCATCAACAGTTCAACAGACAACAGCTAGTTCCAACTTATTAATAGAAAAGTATCACTGACCCCTCATGTTCAGAATATATCAATGCATAATAAAATTGACAGAAATTTTATAATTGGTCTAAAGACTGAAATTGTAAGTAAAAACTATTGAAAATGCGAAAGCAAGGTAGCTTGAAAGGACAACCTGCACAGCAAGATCAAGGGAATCTGAACCAACTGGATGAGGACCCAGGCCTGTCAAGTACTTCACATGCTTAAGGGCAGAAGCCTCTGAGAACCCCCGCTTACCAGCCTGCTCAGCATCTAGGGGCAAAGGAAGATTTGCAAACTGCATACGGTAAACTGACCAGGACCCATGAAGGAAAACTATCAACAATCCCAGCAACAAATAAGCGCTCCTCCTATGCCTGCCATTATCTTTATCAGAAACGACTGCCGCATCAACTCTAGGCCTCTCGTGGGTTGACACTGAAGAAGCTTGTCCTCGAGGCATTTTGCGTGTTTAAATGTAGTGAGACGCCTGAAAAAAGTGGACTGTTCAAAAAACAATTATGTTGGCAGTATCATAAGTGTACACGATAATACCAGTTAGAGCGGAACATGAAAAAAGCATTGCGTTCCATATAAAGAAATTATGTGGCATTTAATAGTTTTTTTAGGAAAAAGAGCCTACGATGGAATTCCCACAAAGCAACATGATAAATATTTTGAGTTCCACGTACCAAAAGAAAGATTTCACATGGATCCAGGAAAAATAAAACATGAACCAGATTTTCCCTGTTTTGTTTAGGATTTGAAATCAATATGTGCTACCATTGTAAGAAATGGGTGTCTGCTAACAGGTAACCTTCCATTTTTCCATGTAAGAGGTTACATGCACAGACTAAGCAGTAATTAATCAGATACATAGACAGTCTCAGGGTTTGCTAATATTTCCTTGTAAGTTTTTAGCACAGTTCTACAACACCGAAGGTTCACAATTTCAGAACAAGGATGCTCCCATGTCCCAAAAGCAAGCTAATCAGGTCCTACTCCATAGTCGGTTGGTTACAGACTGGAAACTGGAAAACAAGAGATGGTCTAGGAGGACAAAGAAGAAGATGATACACAGTCGAACGAACAGTGAATGCACTGCACCGGACTGATGGATTGGAGTAGTAGCGTTCACGCAGGACACGAATGCGTAAACAAACAGCAGCACGAAGAGAGAAGATTCGCATTCAATTTACGAAGAGAAAAACAGAACAAAATTGTACGTAGAACAACAAGCTAGTACTAGTGCTTCCTTACCGGCCGATGTGTCCAGCAGAGtgtgcgaggaggaggaggaggaggaggaggaggaggagagcggAGTTCTTGCTTCGGAGGATTTCGGTGAGGTGAAGTAGCCGCCCGGAGATGGAGATTATATATAAGATGAGGATAGAAGGAGGCGACCGCACCCACAGAAAAAACGTGCTAGTGCTTAGGGTGACGATGCTGAAGAACTTCTGGTCCCGCCGTGGTGGTGGACGGGGACGGGATGCATGGCGAGAAAAGCGTGCGCGCGTGCCATGGAGACAGACGATGCTGGTTGGTTACGTGAGGCATCCTTCTTTTTGCAAGTCGACAGACTGCTTTCACTCATGCATGCGTACTTCCAAACAAACATCACGGGCTCATCTCTCATGCATGGGACTCGAAAGGAGTTTCTATAGACATACTATTATTTTTTGCATTAGCATTGCAAATAttccctccattccacaatatAAGGTGCATTGGTTGTTAACAGTTCCAAATTTGTTTGGAGACTGATGGGGTGATATTCATCATAAGTTGAAGGGCTAAAACCAGGGGAGATATTCACTTGACAATGTTTCCCGCAGGGCTACTACCATGTTTTACTTTTCCCCTAAAAACTACAACTTTTAGTTAGTTACAGGTTCAGCCAAAATTAAACTCAATTATGGCAGTGATGGCCCACAAGTCTGGGCTAACATGGCACAATATTCAGCTCCGTCATATTGACCGTTATGACATCTAGGGTGCCATACGCCAGTCTCATAAAACTCCCCTGGTTTTTAAACATTTCACAAATTTACAGTGGACGGCCCACAAGTGAGTGATCTAACCCTAAACTGATAAGTAGTTAAGCTAACCTAATCACATGGGCCTGATGGTCAGTGGCCCAGCTAATCCTAACTAGCCACTAACCCATCCCCTAACCTAACAACTAACCCATCCTTACTAATCACGTGTGCTAGCGGCTGAGACGCCCTTCCTCTCCACGGGCGATGCACCCCCGCCGTCTGGCCATGGAGCGGCTATGCTGCCGATGGCCTCCAGTTTCCTCCCCTTTCCTCCCTCCACCCGCACAACTCGCCGCCCGGTGGCCTCTGGTCCACAACCTTATTTTCTATGTGGAGAAAGAAATCATGAGAGGAGATACCAGTGATGCAATCATTGATCACTTTGAGGCCATGAAAGAACATAGAGGGTTTTTAAAAAGGCAATGCTCTTAACTTAATGTCTT contains:
- the LOC125540297 gene encoding endoplasmic reticulum metallopeptidase 1-like, yielding MPRGQASSVSTHERPRVDAAVVSDKDNGRHRRSAYLLLGLLIVFLHGSWSVYRMQFANLPLPLDAEQAGKRGFSEASALKHVKYLTGLGPHPVGSDSLDLAVQYVYAEAEKIKKAAHPDVDVQLELFHTDIGANRLAGGLFKGKTILYSDLKHVILRFVPKYLPEAEENLILVSSHIDTVFTTGGAGDCSSCVGVMLELARGVAQWAHGFKSGVLFLFNTGEEEGLVGAHSFITQHHWRNSVRFAVDLEAMGIGGKSTLFQGTHQWALESFAAVAKYPSAQIAIQDIFNSGATNSATDFQIYLEVAGLPGLDFAYTDMTSVYHTKNDKMEHLKPGSLQHNGENMLAFLLHAASSQKFMEDAHEAKQESVEQKKAIFFDILGKYMVAYPQRLATMFHNSIIFHSLLILGTSLLMGRCSVLVSLGISCLSIILTLIFSIFLSVVVAFVVPHICPFPISFVANPWLVIGLFGSPALLGAFIGQHIGFILLKKHIEQVYSRTKPGLTGNKMDHIVGLEAERWIFKSGFLQWLIVLILGTYFKVGASYIALIWLVSPAFAYGLMEATLSPLRSPKHLKVVTLVLALAVPVVSSAGLVIRLVDVMVGTIVRADRNPGGLPGWFGNVVVAVAIALVVSFMFVYLLSYVHISGAKRALLSVLCASFGLAIVLVSSGIVPAFTEDISRTVNVVHVVDTTRMNDGSTEPLSYVSLFSHTPGKLTQELMELRGEEFSCGRNMTIDFATFTMMYGCRSYKRSNIGWSKSEVPMLHVESDSSTDDARRTIVSIDTKSSTRWSLAINKQEIDDFTIHVDSNKLVHLGGKSEVDGWHTIRFAGGKSSPTKFELTLFWSTNGTHASAKETKAEDFSPLVKLRTDVNRVTPMVDTVLEKLPRWSTHFGKSTSPYTLAFLTALPINI